GAAGTTGGCTTCCGAACTGCACAAGCAGCAGAACGGGAAGAACTTTTACATCTTGGACGAACCCACGACCGGCTTGCACACCGACGACATCAAACGGTTGTTGGAGGTCCTGCACCGCTTGGTCGATAAAGGCAACACGGTGCTGGTCATTGAGCACAACCTGGACGTCATTAAGACGGCGGATCATCTGATCGACTTGGGTCCCGAGGGTGGGGATGCCGGTGGAAACGTGGTCGCCACGGGAACGCCGGAGGAACTGGCCGAGGTTACCAACAGCTACACGGGTCAGTACCTCAAGCCCGTCTTAGAACGTGACCGCAAACGGACCGAAGAAGACCAGCCAACGGCGAAGCAGTAAGGGAAACTTGGCAGCAGGTTAGTCCCATGTTATGAAATTGTTAGAAAGGCGCTCATTCCTAGTGTGAATAGGGGTGAGCGCCTTTAGCGTTGCTCCTTAACTTGTGGGAAATTTAGAAAACCAGTACAATGAATAAAACCAGTCACACACGACTGAACTTGTGAGAGGGAGTGTCACAGCATGTTTAATATGAACCGAACCCGGTGGGGCTTTGATTGGGGCGAATTCATTCTCGGTATTTTGTTTATCGTTGCCGCGTATGGGTTGTTCCGTTCACCTAAGATTGGGTTAACGGGCCTAGCCATTATCTTTGCGGTCATGGCGCTTTTGAGTGGCTTGACCACGATTGCGGGCTACCGGAAATTGCACGAGGTCACGGGGATTCACGCGAACTTTGCGCTGGTCTTCGGGATCTTGGATATCTTGATTGCGGTGGTGTTCTTCTTCGATATGAACAGTGCCATCGTCACCTTGGGTTACTTGTTTGCCCTGTGGTTTATCTTTGATTCGATTGAACGGCTGATTGTGGGGAGCCATCTGCGGCGTTTCGGCGGCGGGTTCTTCTGGGTATCGATGGTGTTAGACGTCTTGACGTTAATCATTGGGATTATGTTATTTATTAATCCCGTGGTTGCGGCCCTCTCGCTCAACACGTTGATTGCGGTGTTCTTCGCGGTCTTCGGGGTGAACGCAATCTGGATCGCCATTGCGCGGAGTCGTCAGTAAATTTACGAAGTAAGGTCTGGCCCGGGTGCCGGGCCTTTTTTGGTACCCGGGCCAGTTTGAACGCTAAAACCGGTGGATTCTGGCAAATATTAGAAAAGACACGCCCGGTGTGCTATACTGCATGAAGATGATT
Above is a window of Levilactobacillus zymae DNA encoding:
- a CDS encoding DUF308 domain-containing protein; the encoded protein is MFNMNRTRWGFDWGEFILGILFIVAAYGLFRSPKIGLTGLAIIFAVMALLSGLTTIAGYRKLHEVTGIHANFALVFGILDILIAVVFFFDMNSAIVTLGYLFALWFIFDSIERLIVGSHLRRFGGGFFWVSMVLDVLTLIIGIMLFINPVVAALSLNTLIAVFFAVFGVNAIWIAIARSRQ